In the genome of Gemmatimonadaceae bacterium, one region contains:
- a CDS encoding SDR family oxidoreductase: MSQILPEFDPRRRKTALITGASAGIGAELAKVFAAHDHDVVLVARRRDALEALAGALEGKHGITATVIVDDLGDPEAPERIFAAVRDARIEVDVLVNNAGFGLAGEFSETPIEREITMVQVNITALMHLTKLFIAPMLKRRAGYVLNVASTAAFFPGPLQSVYYASKAFVLSFSQAVAEELAHSGISVTCLCPGPTETEFARVAGMKSVRLPNLDVADAGDVAEFGYRAMLAGWRVAVPGARNKLVVQAQRFVPRRLVALAMRRMQRRRL, from the coding sequence ATGAGCCAAATCCTTCCTGAATTCGACCCGCGCCGGCGAAAGACAGCGCTGATCACCGGCGCATCCGCCGGAATCGGCGCCGAGCTCGCCAAAGTCTTCGCCGCGCACGACCACGACGTAGTGCTCGTAGCCCGCCGGCGCGACGCGCTCGAAGCCCTCGCCGGCGCGCTGGAAGGGAAGCACGGCATCACCGCCACCGTGATCGTCGACGACCTCGGCGACCCCGAAGCGCCGGAGCGGATCTTCGCCGCCGTGCGGGACGCCCGCATCGAAGTGGACGTGCTCGTGAACAACGCGGGCTTCGGGCTCGCCGGCGAGTTCAGCGAAACGCCGATCGAGCGCGAGATCACGATGGTGCAGGTGAACATCACCGCGCTCATGCACCTCACCAAGCTGTTCATCGCGCCCATGCTCAAGCGGCGCGCGGGGTACGTGCTGAACGTGGCATCCACCGCGGCGTTTTTCCCGGGCCCGCTGCAGAGCGTGTATTACGCCAGCAAGGCCTTCGTGCTCAGCTTCTCACAGGCGGTGGCGGAGGAGCTCGCGCATTCCGGAATCAGCGTGACGTGCCTCTGCCCGGGCCCCACCGAGACGGAGTTCGCGCGGGTCGCCGGGATGAAGAGCGTCAGGCTCCCGAACCTGGACGTGGCCGACGCGGGCGACGTCGCGGAGTTCGGCTACCGCGCGATGCTGGCCGGGTGGCGCGTGGCGGTTCCCGGGGCGCGGAACAAGCTCGTGGTCCAGGCGCAGCGCTTCGTGCCACGCCGGCTGGTCGCCCTAGCGATGCGGCGGATGCAGCGGCGGCGTTTGTAG
- a CDS encoding DUF4440 domain-containing protein, whose product MTPGLRHVALASGLIMAISACATVSVNPATEEEAIRARSAAMNRAVTAKDVDAIAAFHAPSATAMMPNTPVMTGVNAIREGWRGTVALPNLSLNWQPTTVTVARSGDIATEVGSYTMRFDAPHGRVNDAGSYTTVWHKVDGNWVIASDIVTSSQPMPEPAPAGPAVVADMSDMETRAASAITWTDLVVPGFAAGATMAVIHGDPGGTGDYTLRLRFPDGYEFPPHWHPMSEHITVLSGVFRLGMGGTFNAAAIKEYQAGDFLYAPARLPHFGGARGVTVVQLHGMGPFAINLGSP is encoded by the coding sequence ATGACTCCAGGACTGCGGCACGTCGCGCTGGCTTCCGGTCTCATAATGGCCATCTCGGCCTGCGCGACGGTTTCCGTCAATCCCGCGACGGAAGAGGAGGCGATCCGCGCCCGAAGCGCGGCGATGAACCGCGCGGTCACCGCGAAAGACGTAGACGCGATCGCGGCATTCCACGCGCCTTCGGCGACCGCGATGATGCCGAACACACCGGTCATGACCGGCGTCAACGCGATCAGAGAAGGATGGCGCGGCACGGTGGCGCTGCCGAATCTCTCGCTCAACTGGCAGCCCACGACCGTCACCGTCGCGCGCAGCGGCGACATCGCCACCGAAGTAGGCAGCTACACGATGCGCTTCGACGCTCCGCACGGTCGAGTCAATGACGCCGGCAGCTACACGACTGTCTGGCACAAGGTCGACGGTAACTGGGTGATCGCCAGCGACATCGTGACCAGCTCACAGCCCATGCCCGAACCGGCTCCCGCCGGACCCGCTGTCGTCGCCGACATGTCCGACATGGAGACTCGCGCGGCGTCCGCAATCACCTGGACCGATCTCGTGGTCCCGGGCTTCGCCGCGGGCGCGACGATGGCCGTGATCCACGGGGACCCGGGGGGCACCGGCGATTACACCCTGCGGCTCCGGTTCCCCGACGGCTACGAGTTCCCGCCGCACTGGCATCCGATGAGCGAGCACATCACAGTGCTGTCGGGGGTATTTCGCCTCGGAATGGGCGGCACGTTCAACGCGGCCGCCATCAAGGAGTATCAGGCGGGCGATTTCCTGTACGCTCCGGCGAGGTTGCCGCACTTCGGCGGCGCGCGCGGCGTCACCGTGGTGCAGTTGCACGGGATGGGTCCCTTCGCGATAAACCTCGGCTCGCCATAA